Proteins co-encoded in one Pogona vitticeps strain Pit_001003342236 chromosome 9, PviZW2.1, whole genome shotgun sequence genomic window:
- the SMAP2 gene encoding stromal membrane-associated protein 2 yields the protein MTGKSVRDVDRYQAVLANLLLEEENRYCADCQAKGPRWASWNIGVFICIRCAGIHRNLGVHISRVKSVNLDQWTQEQIQCMQEMGNGKANRLYEAYLPDSFRRPQTDQAVEGFIRDKYEKKKYIDRSLDINALRREKDNKWRKEAASEKKLEPIIFEKVKMPQKKDDPQQRKSPSRSSEPVMDLLGLDVPVSTTLPNGRSTSCLEKDLDLFSSMESERKVVGSMPTAGSAGSVPENLNLFPEPGGKADDAGKKQLSKDSILSLYGSQTPQLPAQGAVFIAPAQMGYPAAYPSFPGMAPPGGVMGGIMAPPVGMMAQPGAAGMVTPMAIPAGYVGGMQTAVLGLPNGMMGAQPPGYVAGMAPVPQPMYGVQPAQQLQWNLAQMTQQMAGMNFYGTNGMMGYGESAGRGGAPGTNQTLSSQVWK from the exons GACCAAGATGGGCCTCGTGGAATATTGGGGTGTTCATCTGCATCCGTTGTGCTGGGATCCACCGGAACCTGGGCGTCCACATCTCCCGAGTCAAATCGGTCAATCTGGACCAGTGGACGCAAGAACAGATACAG TGCATGCAGGAGATGGGGAATGGCAAAGCGAATCGCCTCTATGAAGCCTACCTTCCGGACTCTTTCAGGCGGCCGCAGACAGACCA AGCAGTGGAAGGCTTTATCAGGGACAAATACGAGAAGAAAAAGTACATAGACAGAAGCCTCGACATCAATGCGTTACGG AGAGAAAAGGATAACAAATGGAGGAAGGAGGCGGCCTCcgaaaaaaaactggaacccatTATCTTCGAGAAGGTGAAAATG CCTCAGAAAAAGGATGACCCTCAGCAGAGGAAAAGCCCTTCCCGTTCTTCTGAACCTGTCATGGACCTGCTGGGACTTG ATGTTCCTGTGTCAACCACCCTCCCCAATGGTAGATCTACTAGTTGTTTGGAGAAGGACCTTGACCTGTTTAGTTCTATGGAATCCGAAAGGAAG GTGGTTGGCTCCATGCCCACAGCCGGAAGCGCTGGGTCCGTTCCTGAAAACCTGAACCTTTTCCCTGAGCCTGGAGGCAAGGCGGATGACGCGGGGAAGAAACAGCTCTCTAAAGATTCGATCCTCTCCTTATATGGCTCCCAGACCCCGCAGCTCCCTGCACAAG GAGCGGTGTTCATCGCCCCAGCCCAGATGGGGTACCCTGCAGCCTACCCCAGTTTCCCAGGCATGGCGCCACCGGGCGGCGTGATGGGTGGCATCATGGCACCGCCGGTTGGAATGATGGCCCAGCCGGGAGCTGCCGGCATGGTGACCCCTATGGCCATCCCCGCAGGTTATGTCGGCGGAATGCAGACGGCCGTTCTGGGGCTCCCCAACGGGATGATGGGGGCGCAGCCGCCGGGCTATGTGGCCGGCATGGCTCCAGTCCCACAGCCGATGTATGGGGTGCAGCCGGCCCAGCAGCTCCAATGGAACCTGGCTCAG ATGACGCAGCAGATGGCTGGGATGAACTTCTATGGGACAAACGGCATGATGGGCTACGGAGAGTCAGCAGGTCGAGGAGGGGCTCCAGGAACGAACCAAACCCTCAGTTCCCAGGTGTGGAAATAA